The genome window AAGCCCCACCCAGGGAGCACTGCCTCCCAAGCTTCACAAGGCTCCACCCAGGATGGTCAGAGCACAGAAGGCCCTCAAGAGCCACGTCACCGCAGCCCGAGGGCCAAgggcagcagggggagcagtggcTGGGTCCAGGGCAGCCCCCCGAGACTAACAGGCCCTCTGATACCACTCCCTTCCCTGTCCGGCCTGGACCACAGCCTTCCTGTCTTAGCTTCTTACACATGGCTCTGTGGCTGTAGGAAAACACCCCAGAGCTCGAAGGTGGCCTCCTGGGCTCAAGGGAGGGGCTGTGCGGCCCTCTTGCTGGCTTGGCCACGGCTCAGAGCTGGTGCAGCTTGCTCCGCTCGGTCAGCAGCGTCATGGCCACCGCGTAGAGGAGGTAGCCCAGCATGAGGAGCAGGGCGCAGGGCAGGGGCCCGATACAGAACAGGGAGGCCACGAAGAAGGCCAGGAGCAGTGAGAGCAGCGTCCGGTAGCTGCCCAGGAAGCGCAGGCTGAGCCTGGGGCCCCGGGCACGGCTGGCCGCACTCTCCCGCGCCACGGGACTCAGCAAGTGCCTGCCCGTCACCCCAGGCTCCGTGAGGTGGTATCGACAAAAGCTGCCAAGGAAGTCGGCCCGGGAACACAGGGCTGCCATCTGGCCTGCAAACTGGGGCACAGACAGAGATGTGAGGAGTGGGCGCGGGCGGGGCCACATGCTCACCCCGCCGCTCCGACGGCGGCTGGACCGGAAGTGGGATGGCTCTCTAGCCGGCACTTACCCTGCAGTTGATGGCGGACGACAGCCGGAAGAGCATGCGGACCAGGCTGGCGATCTCATAGCTCCGGATGGGCTGCAGCTCCAAGTCACCCTGGTACTCAATGTCAAACTTGCGCAGCCCGTTGATGATCTAGACGCAGCAAAAGAGGCAAGCCGCAGGGGAGACCCAAGCCGAGAGGGCAGGCCCGCAAACACCCGTGCAGATGCATCAGAGGGGGGTTTCTGCTGTGGGAGCTCCTGGGACAATGGGGGACAGGAGGGGCCCCCCAGGACGTGGACCTTACCTGGTACCGGCCCAGGGGCGTGAGGATGAGCCCGTCCTCTCCCACAATGCAATCTGGAAGCTGCTTCTTCCCGTTCTCATCTTGTGTTGTCCCCAAGGCGAGCGTGAGCTGGGCGAGCTGGGCCTCACTGAGCTGTTAGGGAGGAAGCACCGTGGCTTTCCACTACCTGCTTTCACTTCCAGGTGAAGGGAGGAGACGGGGCCACACCCTGGGCCTCTAACAGCATGAGGGGGCCCAACATGACATCGCAGGAACAGGCTCCACCTCCCACACTCCGGGTGGGGAGGGAACACCAGGGAGGGGACAGCCCCACTGCTCGTACTCGGAACATCTGGCACAGGTACTCCAGGGCCTTCTCTAGGTACTCGTCTGTCTTGCGGACACTGTCCTGCCCCATCTCATCCAGGTCGTTGGCTGGGTAGGAGCCATTCGTGTCTGTGGAGCAGAAGCCCAGCCACGACAGGAAGGGGTGGCCGGGCGTGCTCTCCCCACACTGGTCAGAGATGGACTTGGCGGTCTGCTTGGCCTGCGTGATGAGCTGAGCCAGGCGCAGGACCTGTGGGGTACATGGGCAGGTCGGCTGGCTCAGGGGGGCCGCTTCATGCCACCCAGCCAGCAAGACACGGGCAGGCGGGCCTGGGGAAGCCCAACAGGCCAGGAGGGGGcggacatttttaaaatttttttttttttttaatttttatttatttgtgatagtcacagagagagagagagaatgaggcagagacacaggcagagggagaagcaggctccatgcaccgggagcccgacgtgggattcgatcccgggtctccaggatcgcgccctgggccaaaggcaggcgccaaaccgctgcgccacccagggatccctattttttaagaCCAAAACATGCATATTCTGAACGTGAAAGCTTTCCAACAAACGCTGCCTTTATCAGAAAAACCTTAGACCTCAATGAAAAAAGGCAGGAGTAGAGCAGTGTCCAGGCaacacccaccttccctctgcctgaaaggCACATGCCCACCCCGGCTCTACTGTTCCTACAGCTTCGAGATGGCCATGTGGCCCTGGGGGAGCCCCAACTCACCAGCGTCCGGACCTCGGGCCCAAACATCGGGGTGTACTTGCAGTCCTGGCCCTCCAGGCTGTACACGTGGCTCTTCACCCGGAAGGAGGTGTCGGTGACGGCCGGTGGCCACGAGGACAGAAAGCTGCCAGTGAAGGTGGGAGCCGTGAAGAGTCGGTGCTGGCGGTGCGGGATGACAAGCTCTGGCTCCAGGAACAGCTGCTCCCCTGGAAAGCAGGACacgaatctgccttcagcttccaGGGCATGAACTACCTAGTCGCTGCTGGCAGGCTTCCTGGGTTCCTGCGGAGGCTTCCGAGGGGCAGGGGCCCAGCTCCTGATGCCCCCAGAGTCCCTGCCAGTCTCAATGGGTAGGCCAGAGAAGCTAACACCGGACAAAGTCATCTCAGACATGACACGAACTGAGACCACTTTCCAATGCCACCAGGGTGCTCTGTCTCCCTCCAGCACGCCCCCCACGGGGAAGGCACAGTGCAGCCAGGCCCCGACCTCTACTCCACCACTGTCCACCAGGAGTCCCCATGCCACCTTCACCAGGCCACCAGTAGCCTATGAGGTACACGCAGGGTCTGTGGGTCCCTCTCTAAGTGCTGCTTCCCACTGACTATGGGCTTACCTTTCTGGATCATTTCAGCCAGGTTAGGCTGGGCAAAGACTTTGGCCACTCGGAACACCATGAGTGCGTTCTTGGGGCTGACCAGGTCGGTGCGGAGCGCGCGGCTCAGGAAGCCCACAAAGAGCTTGGTGTACATCAGCAGGTTCTCCTGCACAAAAGGTGCCCTGGGGGCCGGGGCCGTGCATCAGGGGCCACACCTCCCACCACGTCCCCGCTCTTCCCTGTGTTTGACTCTACCCAGCCATGACATCGTGGTGGCTGAGGGCCCAAGGAGGTGGGGGAAAACTAGGCCTCCTGTGGACCACACAATCCTCCACAGGATGAGCCCTTCCCCAGAAGACAGGGCCTCCGTGGCAGAGGCTGGCCCAGCAGCAGAGGCTACTAGGCAGAGAGCACTAGTGAAGGAGAGTGGAGGGTGTCAAGGGGCAGCTTGCGGGGGAGAGTATGAACGTACATCTAAGTGGACAAGAAGGGCAAGGGGACAGTGCAGAGTCACCAGCTGTTTCCATGGGAGGTCAATCCCAGGCAACGCAGCACAGTCGAGGGGCAGCTCGTGCCCACCCCGAAGGAGGCCCCCCAGGGAGGACAGCGTGCCAGGGCTCACCATCTCTCTGACACACACCGGGCCTGGCAGTCGCTGCTCGGGGCCGGCTTCTCAGGTGCATACCTCCAGGGCTGCAGGTAGCTCAGCCACATCTCCAGAACCTGGTGAGACATGCATGTCCAGAAGGCCTGGTGGCTGGTACTCTGGtgggctgtggggctggggctTTGGGCCAAATCCTAGGGCGGCCTGGAGCCCAGCTTCCAGGAGGCAGCTCAGGTGAGCAGGGGTAAGCCTAACTGGGGGAACACAGAATGCTTCCATGGCTGAGCGAGGCAGGTGCAGCTTGGTGAGGCTGGGAACCCACCCAGTGTGAACACCTGGGTTCCAAGTCAGGGCGGACAGAGCTTTTCCGTACCTGAGGGTTGGCTTTGGAAACTCAAACGAGCAGAACATGACCCTCAAGGCCTCCCCACCAGGCCTTTGCACTAACAGCTGAATCTCGCCTGTGTCTGCCCCATGGGACCTCCCTTACCAGGCACACAGAGGGCAAAGGCAAAGAAGGCGGGGCTGACACTCACAGCTCTGAATGACGCATCCAGGGGCCAGTGGCCAAAACAGTGCTGCAGGAAGAGGTAGAGCTTCTGCTGGACAAACCTCGGGACGGCAgccctgcaggggagggggggagaggatATCCTCTTTGGTGAGCCCAGTGGCTCCTATTTGCAAGGGCCAGCTCTGCCAGGGTGAGCGGTGGGCACCCCCGGGAAGTAAGGCTTGTTTTGGGCCCCATTTCTCAGAAGAAGAAAccaaagttcagagaggttaggtaaggTCCCAATAACACACAGCACACTTGTGGATGATCTACTGAGGCTCCTGTGACCACTTCTGCTTGGCTTGCCACACACAAGTCACCTGCTCTGCTGGCCCCAGTTGGCCTAGGAATCAGGCCACCATCCCAGCCCTTCTgatagagggagaggaggggcagaggaagaggagccagTTTGGCTCTTTCTGCCAGGCCTGGAAGGAAAGGCCGTGGCAACCAGGTGGCCCTACCCACCTGTGGGGccagagtggaggtggggagataAACCCAGGAGGGGTCAAGATGATTTCCCACCTGCCCACCCTGCAGAGACCTCACATGCCATCTCACAACAGAGGGACAGGTCACTATGGCCTGTGCACAGCCCTGTACCTACCGTTTGAACTCCTCCAGAGGGCTGGTGGCAtgggaatgggcagagggagagacctGCTCGGGCTTCAGGCTGTTGGAAAAGGCGTGCAGATGCTTTAGCAGCAGGCGCACCACTAGCACATGCTCCTCGGTGGGTGTGAACGACTCCtaatgttgggggggggggggaatggcgTGAGGGCCCAGGCAAGTCTGGGGTGAAGCCCCCAGGTAGGGCCATGTCCCACCCACACCATTTCTCCTCGTAGGATGCCCGGGCCACCCCCAGGGCCCTCCCCATGCCTTGCACCAGCAGATCTGCCTTGCTCGCTGGCTCCGAGACCTGCTAAGAGCACTGAAGCCTGCACAGGGCAACCCTGGGACAGCTTCCTAAAAGAGACCTGTGGGCTTCCCGGGCCATTGCCACCCAAGTCCTCAGGGGTCCCCAGCTGCTGGTCAGccagaggagcagcagcaggaggcacGCCAGGCCAGTATCCCACCCTGGATCTGGATTCCGAGTTTCCTGCCTGCCTCCCGGGTGTGTGGAGACAGCTCTCTGGGGCCCATGGCTTTCCCTTTCAGGTACAAACACTCCCCCCGGTCCTCCTGCTGCGACCCCCCCTTTTCCATCGGCTTCCCATTCTGGACACAACCAGCTGGGGGCTCGACCAAGGGTGGCCTTTCTCCTTTGCTAACAGACCCGTGGTCAGCACAACCCCTAAGACAAGAGCACTCTCAATCTTGTGGGCTGAAACTCCAATTCATAAAGTTCACGTAGGATCTTTAAGACCCAGACTAGAGAGGACAGCTTGTCTACTGGCTGTTGCGTGATGGAGAATAGGGCCGGGGCTCCTGAGTGGCAGGGAATGGCACTGGCAGGCCCCACTGCCCGTCAGCTCCCAGCCCTGGGGTGCCCAtacaccctcctctccccacactcacCCCCAAGGCCTCTGAGGCCTCCACAGACTTGATGGAGGAGCTTTCGGAAGCCTAGTCGAAATCCTGAGCAACGCTGAGGCTGGCACAGGCCATGCCTCCTGGCACAGCCTCCAGGGACCCAGCCCCAGCCTCGCCACCGCCCACGAACTGTCCTCTCGGCTCTCCCCACCATGGATCTGCCTCCGCGGGCCCAGGCAACACATCCCACGCCTCCGTACACACGGACAGGGAGCTATGGGGCCTTATGAGGAGATGTGCTGTTGCTTTTCAGTACACTTAAGTTTTTGTGTGACGAATTTGCATCGTTTgaaggaaaagatattttcatagtAATGAAATTTCAGAAAGCACTGATGCCAGGCTGTAACTGCCCCTCGGGAgcctccctctttctcattcCTGGTCCCTCACCGACCCTACCACTGTCTCCCTGACAGAGGACAGGGCATCCGTGCTGAACTGGAACTGTGCCCCATCCTGTGCACAGGCCCTTTCCATCACACTGGAAGCCCCCTGGGTTATCTtcctgtgggtgggggtgggggtaggaagaAGCCAGACCTTCCCTCTGACACCCACCCCCTCAAGCCAAATCCCCATAGGAGCCTGGCCACCGCTGTACATGGCCTCCTCCAGCTGCGTGCCCTGGAGGGACACGTTCCCAATGCCCTCCAGCATTTCTCCCAGGGCCCTGACCTTCTCATCTAAGCAACCCCTCCTGCTGAGGACGTTTCTCCAGGGATCCTGCTCTTAGCCAAGTGAGACCTTCCCCAACACAGACTGGAGGGGTACCCATCTCTGTGCTCAGGCCAGCCCTGCCAGCCTTCCTGAaccattctcttccttcctcccctcctctcagCAGTTGCTGCTTCTGGGTGGGACCCCTGTGTGCGCTCACCACCCCATCCCACCAAAGTGGACTTCTCATCCTCTGCTCAAATATCAGATTAAGTGTTGTTGTGGGCTCCCACTGAGGGGGAACTGGACGATCCCCGACCTCGAGCACGAATCTAGACGCAGGCTTTCTGCCCAGACCTTGCTGGCATTCATCTCATGAATCTATGACCCACCAGACTCCATCAGCCCTAATAGCCTGCAGGTCTGAACTCCCCCTACCAACCTCAAAACCATCCACACCGGTCATGTCAACCTAAAGCAGACCAGTCTTTATGAGGCTCTCATCCactcctgcctgcctctggaGGAGTGCACAAGTCCACACCAGGCCAGGGCCCAGCATGCTCAGGAATCGACAGCATCCCTAGGCCAAGCCCTTGTCCTCTCCGCCCCTTGGCCTCACACAGGCTTGGGGTCGGCAGAACCACGCCACCACGAGCCCTGGGCCTCCCTGTGCTCGGTCAGTTCCTGAGCACCAGGCCTGCACTGCCAGGCGAGTGAGGCCACTGCAAAGGCCTTGCTGTTCCCACTCCCTCAAACCGGGGCCAAGAGCAGAAGCCACCAACTCCCAAGAGCTTGCAAACTCCAGGTGGCTTAGGGTTTGGCCAGGAAGATCTGGTGGCCCTACACCCCACAGCTGGGCCAGTCTGCCAAGCTGAAGACCAAGCCACGCTGAAGACTGACGCTTGCCACCAtccgacacacacacactggccttGCTCTGTTTGGAACTGGTCTGAGTCACCCCAGCCGGCCCCCCGCCGGCCCCTCGCTTTACCACTGCACTGCCATGCGCTCCATGGCTCACACCACAGGGCAGGGGTGAAACGGAACAATACGAGAGCGGCCAGTACTTGGTAGGCGTGGAGGGCCTGGAGGCTGGGTTGGGCAGGGCTGTGGAGGGCGCTGGAGACACTGAGTCGGTAGTGCAGAACCTCCAGCTGAGAGACAACAAAACAGAGAAGCCgagaagaggcagggagggcagagggcgggggacaggaggggagagaccggggaggggacagcagggagagagagacaaaagtgagcccagaaataaggagagaaaacaaaaaacaaaaaaacaaaagcacatcaGTGACAATCCACACAATCAGAGCCCCGCAGCCTCAGGCCAGTGGGACACCACCCTCTCAGCCGCCCTGACAGGCCCGCCTGCTGGGCAGACCAGAGCCAGGCCCCAGGACTGCTCTTCCACCTgccaggcagagagacagacagacactcaagGTCACCTGGACAGCCTCCTCCGTGTCACTGGGGCCTGAAGGGCTCTCTAGCACCCCGAGGTAGGCCCGACTCGCTCTCCTGCCAGAGGGTCCTGCCCTCCCCTGACCCTGAACACTCCGTGTGCAGCATGTGCATGCTGCAGCCCGCCAGGATCGCAGGGGCCTTGCTGGGACACACCGCTAGCCACCGAGGCCCTGAAGGCCCCAAGGCTCAGAAAAGAAACTTTTGAGGAACCAGTTTAATGGAGAACTCTCTGCTCACAGAAGAAAACACGCAATTTATTGGACATCCCCTGGTTGTTCCAAACAGAAATTTACCAAATTGATATATGATGTGATCAGTTCTTAGGTATCAAAGTCCAGTCAGCGGCCCCTCCTGAATGGTTCTCTCTGTGGGGGCTGATTCCCAGGGTGGCGCAGAGGCTTAGCAAGGCTCAACCCCCCAGGCCTGATGCCCTCCACACTCTGCATTCTGTAAGTCGTTAAAGGTGGCACAAACACTCATGGGTTTGAATTCTGGGAGACCCACCTCACCAGGACTCCCCAACTCCAGATACACAGAGCCCTTCACCAGTCCCAAAAGGCCCCAAGATATTGGCCATGGCCACATACATCCAGGGGCAGCTGGAACCCTGAGGCTGAGACAGCCTGGGACATGGGGGATGACGGCTGAGTTGGCACAACTGTCCAACCCCCTCCACCCTCTGCAGTGACAAAGCCTGCTAAAGTAATCCCCTTCAGCCAAGCACAGCCCAGATCCGGCCCTGGCACACATCCTGCCCTGTGAGGGCCATGCCTCCCACTGAGTACCATGCTTCACACAGGAGAGGTCAGAATGCGTGTGCCAGACTTGAGGAGACAGGCACAGCCAGAGACACGCAGAGCAAGGACAGGAAGGAACACAGCAAGTTGTCCGCCCTTCAAGGTCTTCCTCTGAGCCAGACCCGGGGCTCAGCTACAGCTCAGTGGGAATCAGGGAACATGTGGTTCCCCTCCTGGGTGCCTGCCCAGCCTACAGGAAAGCAGGGCAGGCCCCACAGTGGCCGGAGTGTGCAGTCTTTAGCGACCACCTGCCTCTCCAGAAGCCCTGCTCAGTAAGCTAGGGTGGAGCAGAGGCCCAGGCTCGCAGAGCAAGCATCCACCCAGGGGATGCATTAAAGCACCGTGGGACCTCTCAGAGCTGCACTTCCTGCATCTCTAATATCAGGAAAAGAGTGACCCCATAGCTAGGATTCCACATGGCAGCACAGGCCTGGGTAAATGTAAGGAGCCTCGGATGAAGGAGACCTCCATGGTTGTCTTTCTCCACTTCCCACACACCAGGTTTTCTGAGGTTTCATTTTCAGCCTCAACAGgaggccaaaaaacaaaaactccaaaacCCTCTCTGGGTGTTTGGTGGGGTTTCCTGGTTGTCCCCTGACCATCACCAATCATTCTGAGCAGCTTTGATCTGCCTCGTGGTCTGGCCAAGAGGAAGCAAACGTGGGGAAGAAGGGGacactcccccagcccccactctgGCAGGTACAGCCCACCCACTCCTCACAGGTGACAGGCAGATCTACTAAAAATTACAGTGAATGTGCTCCCACTGTCTCAGAAGACAGAATGAGCAAAGTAGCCTCTGCCTCTGCAAGACCAGCCACATGCACAGGGGCTGAGCGAGCCCCCCAGCACCACAGGGGAAAGCCTGGCCCCCTGACCCCCGTGCATCAGCCAGGAACATGCAGCAAGTCCACTCTGGAAGCAGGAATGGCAGTGCAGGTGATCAGTGACTTGAGAGGCCCAAGATGGAGTCCTGGCTTTCCCTCTGTTCCATGTGGTGCCAAGGACAGAGATCTGGGGTACTCTGTACTTTAAGAGAACAGCAGTTGGGGGTTATTCCCCAAACCGGTAATCAGCAGAGTACGGAAGGTGAGCTGGCTGCTGAGACTCTGCAACAGGAAAACAACTGCTACTTGCTGGAATCACAGAGGGAAAGTCACAGGCCACCCTTACGAATTTCAACCCACAGAGTCTTAATTTAAGAACTCTCTCAAGAACTTGGTCTGGCATTGACAAAAGCAAAGTCTAAGAAGCAACACAGAAGCACACAGAAGCGCACAGAAGCCACGGATCGCACAGTTGGTTACAAGCTGATGCTGCCCTCAGCAGGGCCTGGGTTCATGTGTTTCAGGCTGTTTCATGGAGTGTGAATCGAGGCGCCCACCCTGCCTCTCATTAAGCTAACAGAGCTGTTCTACCCTGACGAGTCCAGTGGGCTGCCAGCCCAAGCGACAGCAACCCAGGGAAGGTTTCAGGAACACAGCTGCAAATGAGCATGCTGCCCTGTGAGGGAAGGTTAGGAGAGGAGGAAATAGGCCAGGCCACATGCAGGAAGGCACCAGATCCCACCCACCGCACAAAGGGCTGCCTGCTGCGGCtctggaggaggtggagggcagCGTGGACGCCCAGGTGAGCAAAGTCTGCCAGGGGCCACCTCGGCAGGAGAGCAGGAGGCACTGTGACAGTAGAGGGGACAGCCCCAGCTGTGACTCCCAGAGGCATCTGCAACTCTCCTGCCCCCAGAGCACGAGCACCACAATCTCATCCATTCCAGCTGCCGGGAAGCAGGCTCTTGAAGTAGCATGGGGAGGACCCCAGAGAGGACAGGCCTCCGGCTCTCATGGTGAAAGCCCACCACAGAACAAAACCCACCTGCTGTCCAGCACTGGAGTAAGGGGTGATGGGGAGTTTCTGCTTCCCACCATCCAGCCCTTGAAAACTAGCTGAGATCAAGGACAAGAAGTAGCAGGCAGACCAGGCACACCAGGGCCAGAGCAGATGGAACAAAAAAGTGCGGCAACGTACCTTAGCGTGAGGTGACTGCATTTTTTGGTACATCTCCAAGGAATAATGATGAAGCCACATTTCAACAAAAACCTGCAAGAGAGCACTGGATGGTCAAATAATTTTCATCTAGGGTGTTGTGAACaacaaacccccccccccaacctctgGGGCAGGGGATTAATATCCAAATGACGGTGGTCACAGGAAATCCCTCCAGCAATGAGGGAGCGGGAagatgtgggggtggggcaagCTTTCCCATGGATCCACTGGACACTGAGCAGCACTGGGTCATGAGAAAGTCAGAACTCAATGGACAGGGAATCCTAGGATGAAAAGCACTGCCAACGACATACGTTAGACAGGTGGCCACGTTTCTTCCAGTCTTGGATTTCTACATGGCACAGCAGGAAAATACCAACAATTTTGAAGCCCTCTCAGGCTGAGGACAGTGTTtaggcctctgtcccctgggggCAGAAGGCAGCCGGGCAGTTTACTTTCAAACAGAAGATGAGAAGGGCCTCCTCACTCTCACCTGGAGTAGAGTTTCAGACCTCCAGATCTCATGGGAGGCGGGGTCTGCGTTCACAGATGTCTGATGAGAGACGTGTCGCTTCAGGAGGCTGGTGTGGTGGAGGCCATAGGAAGCAAAGGGGATGGCTGGCGTCCTGAAGGACACACAGAAACAAACAGGCCTTTGTTAGGGGCTCCTGATGGCACAACCAGAGGCAATCCGAATGTGAACAGTGGGTGGCAAGAGTAGCCATTACACCTGCTGAATCACAGGACGGACCCCGTATCCATATGGATATACAAAACCAATGAACAGGAAAAGTCTTCCCTACCGCAGCGTGTGCACTGATCAA of Canis lupus baileyi chromosome 27, mCanLup2.hap1, whole genome shotgun sequence contains these proteins:
- the SMPD4 gene encoding sphingomyelin phosphodiesterase 4 isoform X8 is translated as MAFPHLQQPSFLLASLKADSINKPFAQRCQDLVKVIEDFPAKELHTIFPWLVESIFGSLDGVLVGWNLRCLQGRVNPMEYSIAMEFLDPGGPMMKLVYKLQAEDYKFDFPVSYLPGPVKASIQERVLPDSPLYHNKVQFPATGGLGLNLALNPFEYYMFFFALSLITQKPLPGALHIRTSDCAYFILVDRYLSWFLPTEGSVLPPLSSSPGGPSPSPAPRTPAIPFASYGLHHTSLLKRHVSHQTSVNADPASHEIWRSETLLQVFVEMWLHHYSLEMYQKMQSPHAKLEVLHYRLSVSSALHSPAQPSLQALHAYQESFTPTEEHVLVVRLLLKHLHAFSNSLKPEQVSPSAHSHATSPLEEFKRAAVPRFVQQKLYLFLQHCFGHWPLDASFRAVLEMWLSYLQPWRYAPEKPAPSSDCQARCVSERWAPFVQENLLMYTKLFVGFLSRALRTDLVSPKNALMVFRVAKVFAQPNLAEMIQKGEQLFLEPELVIPHRQHRLFTAPTFTGSFLSSWPPAVTDTSFRVKSHVYSLEGQDCKYTPMFGPEVRTLVLRLAQLITQAKQTAKSISDQCGESTPGHPFLSWLGFCSTDTNGSYPANDLDEMGQDSVRKTDEYLEKALEYLCQMFRLSEAQLAQLTLALGTTQDENGKKQLPDCIVGEDGLILTPLGRYQIINGLRKFDIEYQGDLELQPIRSYEIASLVRMLFRLSSAINCRFAGQMAALCSRADFLGSFCRYHLTEPGVTGRHLLSPVARESAASRARGPRLSLRFLGSYRTLLSLLLAFFVASLFCIGPLPCALLLMLGYLLYAVAMTLLTERSKLHQL
- the SMPD4 gene encoding sphingomyelin phosphodiesterase 4 isoform X3, giving the protein MKGTLDTQWRRWFPKTGVFTSCQEAAMAFPHLQQPSFLLASLKADSINKPFAQRCQDLVKVIEDFPAKELHTIFPWLVESIFGSLDGVLVGWNLRCLQGRVNPMEYSIAMEFLDPGGPMMKLVYKLQAEDYKFDFPVSYLPGPVKASIQERVLPDSPLYHNKVQFPATGGLGLNLALNPFEYYMFFFALSLITQKPLPGALHIRTSDCAYFILVDRYLSWFLPTEGSVLPPLSSSPGGPSPSPAPRTPAIPFASYGLHHTSLLKRHVSHQTSVNADPASHEIWRSETLLQVFVEMWLHHYSLEMYQKMQSPHAKLEVLHYRLSVSSALHSPAQPSLQALHAYQESFTPTEEHVLVVRLLLKHLHAFSNSLKPEQVSPSAHSHATSPLEEFKRAAVPRFVQQKLYLFLQHCFGHWPLDASFRAVLEMWLSYLQPWRYAPEKPAPSSDCQARCVSERWAPFVQENLLMYTKLFVGFLSRALRTDLVSPKNALMVFRVAKVFAQPNLAEMIQKGEQLFLEPELVIPHRQHRLFTAPTFTGSFLSSWPPAVTDTSFRVKSHVYSLEGQDCKYTPMFGPEVRTLVLRLAQLITQAKQTAKSISDQCGESTPGHPFLSWLGFCSTDTNGSYPANDLDEMGQDSVRKTDEYLEKALEYLCQMFRLSEAQLAQLTLALGTTQDENGKKQLPDCIVGEDGLILTPLGRYQIINGLRKFDIEYQGDLELQPIRSYEIASLVRMLFRLSSAINCRFAGQMAALCSRADFLGSFCRYHLTEPGVTGRHLLSPVARESAASRARGPRLSLRFLGSYRTLLSLLLAFFVASLFCIGPLPCALLLMLGYLLYAVAMTLLTERSKLHQL
- the SMPD4 gene encoding sphingomyelin phosphodiesterase 4 isoform X7, with product MMKLVYKLQAEDYKFDFPVSYLPGPVKASIQERVLPDSPLYHNKVQFPATGGLGLNLALNPFEYYMFFFALSLITQKPLPGALHIRTSDCAYFILVDRYLSWFLPTEGSVLPPLSSSPGGPSPSPAPRTPAIPFASYGLHHTSLLKRHVSHQTSVNADPASHEIWRSETLLQVFVEMWLHHYSLEMYQKMQSPHAKLEVLHYRLSVSSALHSPAQPSLQALHAYQESFTPTEEHVLVVRLLLKHLHAFSNSLKPEQVSPSAHSHATSPLEEFKRAAVPRFVQQKLYLFLQHCFGHWPLDASFRAVLEMWLSYLQPWRYAPEKPAPSSDCQARCVSERWAPFVQENLLMYTKLFVGFLSRALRTDLVSPKNALMVFRVAKVFAQPNLAEMIQKGEQLFLEPELVIPHRQHRLFTAPTFTGSFLSSWPPAVTDTSFRVKSHVYSLEGQDCKYTPMFGPEVRTLVLRLAQLITQAKQTAKSISDQCGESTPGHPFLSWLGFCSTDTNGSYPANDLDEMGQDSVRKTDEYLEKALEYLCQMFRLSEAQLAQLTLALGTTQDENGKKQLPDCIVGEDGLILTPLGRYQIINGLRKFDIEYQGDLELQPIRSYEIASLVRMLFRLSSAINCRFAGQMAALCSRADFLGSFCRYHLTEPGVTGRHLLSPVARESAASRARGPRLSLRFLGSYRTLLSLLLAFFVASLFCIGPLPCALLLMLGYLLYAVAMTLLTERSKLHQL
- the SMPD4 gene encoding sphingomyelin phosphodiesterase 4 isoform X4 codes for the protein MTTFRRRVAEWRSPSLRRATLWVPQWFPKTGVFTSCQEAAMAFPHLQQPSFLLASLKADSINKPFAQRCQDLVKVIEDFPAKLPLYTVSGTAHHLPMAGGEHFRQPRRCPCRLEPPLPTGTCESYGVQHCNGISRPWGPVKASIQERVLPDSPLYHNKVQFPATGGLGLNLALNPFEYYMFFFALSLITQKPLPGALHIRTSDCAYFILVDRYLSWFLPTEGSVLPPLSSSPGGPSPSPAPRTPAIPFASYGLHHTSLLKRHVSHQTSVNADPASHEIWRSETLLQVFVEMWLHHYSLEMYQKMQSPHAKLEVLHYRLSVSSALHSPAQPSLQALHAYQESFTPTEEHVLVVRLLLKHLHAFSNSLKPEQVSPSAHSHATSPLEEFKRAAVPRFVQQKLYLFLQHCFGHWPLDASFRAVLEMWLSYLQPWRYAPEKPAPSSDCQARCVSERWAPFVQENLLMYTKLFVGFLSRALRTDLVSPKNALMVFRVAKVFAQPNLAEMIQKGEQLFLEPELVIPHRQHRLFTAPTFTGSFLSSWPPAVTDTSFRVKSHVYSLEGQDCKYTPMFGPEVRTLVLRLAQLITQAKQTAKSISDQCGESTPGHPFLSWLGFCSTDTNGSYPANDLDEMGQDSVRKTDEYLEKALEYLCQMFRLSEAQLAQLTLALGTTQDENGKKQLPDCIVGEDGLILTPLGRYQIINGLRKFDIEYQGDLELQPIRSYEIASLVRMLFRLSSAINCRFAGQMAALCSRADFLGSFCRYHLTEPGVTGRHLLSPVARESAASRARGPRLSLRFLGSYRTLLSLLLAFFVASLFCIGPLPCALLLMLGYLLYAVAMTLLTERSKLHQL
- the SMPD4 gene encoding sphingomyelin phosphodiesterase 4 isoform X5; the protein is MTTFRRRVAEWRSPSLRRATLWVPQWFPKTGVFTSCQEAAMAFPHLQQPSFLLASLKADSINKPFAQRCQDLVKVIEDFPAKELHTIFPWLVESIFGSLDGVLVGWNLRCLQGRVNPMEYSIAMEFLDPGGPMMKLVYKLQAEDYKFDFPVSYLPGPVKASIQERVLPDSPLYHNKVQFPATGGLGLNLALNPFEYYMFFFALSLITQKPLPGALHIRTSDCAYFILVDRYLSWFLPTEGSVLPPLSSSPGGPSPSPAPRTPAIPFASYGLHHTSLLKRHVSHQTSVNADPASHEIWRSETLLQVFVEMWLHHYSLEMYQKMQSPHAKESFTPTEEHVLVVRLLLKHLHAFSNSLKPEQVSPSAHSHATSPLEEFKRAAVPRFVQQKLYLFLQHCFGHWPLDASFRAVLEMWLSYLQPWRYAPEKPAPSSDCQARCVSERWAPFVQENLLMYTKLFVGFLSRALRTDLVSPKNALMVFRVAKVFAQPNLAEMIQKGEQLFLEPELVIPHRQHRLFTAPTFTGSFLSSWPPAVTDTSFRVKSHVYSLEGQDCKYTPMFGPEVRTLVLRLAQLITQAKQTAKSISDQCGESTPGHPFLSWLGFCSTDTNGSYPANDLDEMGQDSVRKTDEYLEKALEYLCQMFRLSEAQLAQLTLALGTTQDENGKKQLPDCIVGEDGLILTPLGRYQIINGLRKFDIEYQGDLELQPIRSYEIASLVRMLFRLSSAINCRFAGQMAALCSRADFLGSFCRYHLTEPGVTGRHLLSPVARESAASRARGPRLSLRFLGSYRTLLSLLLAFFVASLFCIGPLPCALLLMLGYLLYAVAMTLLTERSKLHQL